Proteins from one Hydrogenophaga sp. SL48 genomic window:
- a CDS encoding protein kinase domain-containing protein, giving the protein MTKKSKQSNGYKRGDKFGDWTLEEYLGGGGNGDVWLARNPKHAPHAIKLLKTVTTESYTRFTAEIDALSKLGTLNGIVPLIEKHTPKEKGESTPWYAMPVAQPFKEYRIGRSAEEIARDFIALASTLGQLHSKGISHRDIKPANFLYYNDQLCLSDFGLVKYPNRQPITPPKRDVGAKFTMAPEMRRHASEANGEMADVYSFAKSLWIAFTKEDLGFDGQYNPDSSLSLNKYLKGVYTTTLDQLLVECTDTDPLRRPRISHVAKRIEEWLNIVSDFHKRNLIEWTELQQKLFPLGAPSQSTWTQIDAICSVLSEVAKVRALNHMFYPTGGGNTITGVSRAFEEEMIELHVGEMTAEILKPKKLTYESFGTAASWNYFRLEVAPIEPTGIKGALDQEGVREELTELKPGTYIPYHHWNCNEYSDEPLPATARPISRYIKGCFVFFSTRSAYNADPRTYDARHNKMTEDEFRDYIRKNASRRDSSE; this is encoded by the coding sequence ATGACCAAAAAATCAAAGCAAAGCAACGGCTATAAGCGCGGGGATAAGTTCGGAGATTGGACGCTGGAAGAATATCTCGGGGGCGGCGGAAACGGGGATGTTTGGCTAGCGCGCAACCCAAAACATGCACCTCACGCAATAAAACTCCTTAAGACAGTAACCACAGAGTCATATACACGCTTCACAGCTGAAATTGACGCGTTAAGCAAACTCGGTACTTTAAATGGAATTGTGCCGCTCATTGAAAAGCACACACCAAAAGAAAAAGGGGAATCGACTCCATGGTATGCAATGCCTGTAGCACAACCTTTCAAGGAATACAGAATCGGACGCTCCGCTGAGGAAATAGCCCGGGACTTCATTGCTCTTGCATCCACTCTGGGCCAATTGCACAGCAAGGGCATATCTCACAGAGATATAAAGCCCGCAAACTTTCTGTACTACAACGATCAATTGTGCCTTTCCGATTTTGGTCTTGTTAAATACCCTAACAGGCAGCCCATTACTCCACCCAAACGTGATGTAGGTGCCAAATTCACAATGGCTCCAGAAATGAGGCGGCACGCCTCAGAAGCGAATGGAGAGATGGCGGATGTTTATTCATTTGCCAAGTCCCTCTGGATTGCATTTACCAAGGAAGACCTCGGATTCGATGGCCAATACAATCCGGACTCATCCCTCTCGCTAAACAAGTACCTGAAGGGGGTTTACACAACTACGCTAGATCAACTACTGGTTGAATGCACTGACACAGATCCGTTGCGCCGCCCAAGAATATCTCACGTTGCAAAACGCATTGAAGAATGGCTGAATATCGTAAGCGATTTCCACAAGAGAAATCTGATTGAGTGGACCGAACTCCAACAGAAGCTATTCCCACTTGGTGCTCCATCTCAATCAACTTGGACGCAAATCGACGCGATATGTTCGGTTCTATCTGAGGTTGCAAAGGTACGGGCGCTGAATCATATGTTTTATCCTACAGGTGGCGGAAATACGATAACAGGTGTATCACGTGCCTTTGAAGAAGAAATGATTGAGCTCCATGTAGGCGAAATGACTGCAGAAATCCTTAAACCCAAAAAACTCACATACGAGTCCTTCGGCACGGCAGCGAGTTGGAATTACTTTCGGCTAGAAGTAGCCCCTATCGAGCCAACTGGAATAAAAGGGGCATTGGATCAGGAGGGAGTCCGCGAGGAGTTGACAGAATTAAAGCCTGGCACGTACATTCCTTACCATCATTGGAATTGCAATGAATACAGCGATGAGCCGCTGCCTGCAACAGCGCGCCCCATATCTAGATATATCAAGGGATGCTTCGTCTTCTTCAGCACTCGCTCTGCATACAACGCGGACCCTCGCACTTACGATGCGCGGCACAACAAAATGACCGAAGACGAATTCAGGGATTACATTCGCAAGAATGCAAGCCGAAGAGACTCAAGCGAATGA
- a CDS encoding sulfurtransferase — protein sequence MSIEATLIAPDQLATLQAAEPVVIIDTRDADTFAAGHIPGAVNLREVFTFLATSTPEGLQALKATFADALGKAGLSGAETAVFYEDAMNSGYGQSCRGYYLLTWLGYPKIKVLNGGFSAWKAAGLPVSTIAATPVPATFPELAMSDVMLTQADVQAALGTDTVLLDVRDVDEWIGDSSSPYGKDFAPRKGRLPGAKWVEWYRFMKPSAQGPVFKTPDEVKAECATAGIAPDDTVYLYCFKGARASNTFLALKQAGFTDVRMYFGSWNEWSRDESLPIETGLPVAVSTKSSKKPELALAA from the coding sequence ATGAGCATTGAAGCCACCCTGATCGCTCCCGATCAACTCGCCACGCTGCAAGCCGCCGAACCGGTGGTGATCATCGACACGCGCGACGCCGACACCTTTGCCGCCGGCCACATTCCCGGCGCGGTGAACCTGCGCGAGGTGTTCACCTTTCTCGCCACCTCCACGCCCGAGGGCCTGCAGGCGCTCAAGGCCACCTTCGCCGACGCGCTGGGCAAGGCCGGCCTCTCGGGCGCCGAGACCGCCGTGTTTTACGAAGACGCGATGAACAGCGGCTACGGCCAGTCGTGCCGCGGCTACTACCTGCTCACCTGGCTGGGCTACCCCAAGATCAAGGTGCTCAACGGCGGCTTCAGCGCCTGGAAGGCCGCCGGCCTGCCGGTGTCGACCATCGCTGCCACGCCCGTGCCCGCCACCTTCCCCGAGTTGGCCATGAGCGACGTGATGCTGACGCAGGCCGATGTGCAGGCCGCGCTGGGCACCGACACGGTGTTGCTCGACGTGCGCGATGTGGACGAGTGGATCGGCGACAGCTCTTCGCCCTACGGCAAAGATTTCGCGCCGCGCAAGGGCCGCCTGCCGGGCGCCAAGTGGGTGGAGTGGTACCGCTTCATGAAGCCCTCGGCCCAGGGCCCGGTGTTCAAGACGCCGGACGAGGTGAAGGCCGAGTGCGCCACCGCCGGCATCGCGCCCGACGACACGGTCTACCTCTATTGCTTCAAGGGCGCGCGCGCGTCCAACACCTTCCTCGCGCTCAAGCAGGCCGGGTTCACCGACGTGCGCATGTACTTCGGCTCGTGGAACGAGTGGTCGCGCGACGAGAGCCTGCCGATCGAGACCGGTCTGCCCGTGGCCGTTTCCACCAAGTCGAGCAAGAAGCCCGAGCTCGCGCTGGCCGCCTGA
- a CDS encoding OsmC family protein: MSSTDLLEPTAPVTTVKAYLRPIDGKGLADFAAGGKANPARRGTNKVHTVMEGQYRSLSHVGEKHVVVVDEPLHLFGEDTAPAPGEIVLSGLGGCIAVGVTAVATWKGVKLSKLEVFLEGDIGNPAAWGAGGALEKTPLEMGFQAIRVKVLVEGDASREVLDEIVQHANFYSPVANTMRNPIPFEISMA; this comes from the coding sequence ATGTCATCCACCGATCTGCTCGAACCCACCGCCCCCGTGACCACCGTGAAGGCGTACCTGCGCCCCATCGACGGCAAGGGCCTCGCCGACTTCGCCGCTGGCGGCAAAGCCAACCCGGCCCGCCGCGGCACCAACAAGGTCCACACCGTGATGGAGGGGCAGTACCGCTCGCTGTCGCACGTGGGCGAGAAGCACGTGGTGGTGGTGGACGAGCCGCTGCACCTGTTTGGCGAAGACACGGCGCCCGCGCCGGGCGAGATCGTGCTCTCGGGCCTGGGCGGCTGCATCGCCGTGGGGGTGACGGCCGTGGCCACCTGGAAGGGCGTGAAGCTGAGCAAGCTGGAGGTCTTCCTCGAAGGCGACATCGGCAACCCGGCGGCCTGGGGCGCGGGCGGCGCGCTGGAGAAGACGCCGCTGGAGATGGGCTTCCAGGCGATCCGCGTGAAGGTGCTGGTGGAGGGCGACGCGAGCCGCGAGGTGCTTGACGAGATCGTGCAGCACGCGAATTTCTACTCGCCGGTGGCCAACACGATGCGCAACCCGATTCCGTTTGAGATCTCGATGGCTTGA
- a CDS encoding acyl-CoA dehydrogenase family protein has product MNPADLPPELAAQPAGLIAAVRAIAQGPLAEQAYAIDRGAYPADVMRQLAAAGAMSAHLPQADGTPGDYGQAILAMAEAAKVCGATGFMMWCQCVAGLYMQASGNPALTGERLARHVGGETLGGTGLSNPMKSFAQIEAFLLKATPVEGGYLVNGTLPWVSNLGPDHYFGAIAAVFEGGAGAGREMMFMLRCDAPGVALKACPEFSGMEGTGTYSVHCKDLFVGHDDIVADPAKPYIARIRGGFVLLQCGIAAGIIQGAIDSMWAVEGQLGHVNQYLEDRPAELQAEFDALVGRIMKLAETPFDTSTDYFIDVLDARAHGAELCLRAANSALMHQGARGYLMSSEVQRRVREAQFVAIVTPAIKHLRKEIARLSAEEMPA; this is encoded by the coding sequence ATGAACCCCGCCGACCTGCCCCCCGAACTCGCCGCCCAACCCGCGGGCCTCATCGCCGCCGTGCGCGCCATCGCGCAGGGCCCGCTGGCCGAACAGGCCTACGCCATCGACCGCGGCGCCTACCCGGCCGACGTGATGAGGCAGCTGGCGGCAGCCGGCGCGATGAGCGCCCACCTGCCGCAGGCCGACGGCACGCCGGGCGACTACGGCCAGGCGATCCTGGCGATGGCCGAGGCGGCCAAGGTCTGCGGCGCCACCGGCTTCATGATGTGGTGCCAGTGCGTGGCCGGGCTCTACATGCAGGCCTCGGGCAACCCGGCGCTGACGGGCGAGCGGCTGGCGCGCCACGTGGGCGGCGAGACGCTGGGCGGCACCGGCCTCTCGAACCCGATGAAGAGCTTTGCGCAGATCGAGGCCTTCCTGCTCAAGGCCACGCCGGTGGAAGGCGGCTACCTCGTCAACGGCACCCTGCCCTGGGTCAGCAACCTCGGGCCCGACCACTACTTTGGCGCGATTGCGGCGGTGTTTGAAGGCGGCGCCGGCGCGGGCCGCGAGATGATGTTCATGCTGCGCTGCGACGCGCCGGGCGTGGCGCTCAAGGCCTGCCCCGAGTTCTCGGGCATGGAGGGCACGGGCACTTATAGCGTGCACTGCAAAGACCTGTTCGTGGGCCACGACGACATCGTGGCCGACCCGGCCAAGCCCTACATCGCGCGCATCCGTGGCGGCTTCGTGCTGCTCCAGTGCGGCATCGCGGCCGGCATCATCCAGGGCGCCATCGACAGCATGTGGGCGGTGGAGGGGCAGCTGGGCCATGTGAACCAGTACCTGGAAGACCGGCCCGCCGAGCTGCAGGCCGAGTTTGACGCGCTGGTGGGCCGCATCATGAAACTGGCCGAGACACCCTTCGACACGTCCACCGACTACTTCATCGACGTGCTCGACGCGCGCGCCCACGGCGCCGAGCTCTGCCTGCGCGCCGCCAATTCCGCGCTCATGCACCAGGGCGCGCGCGGTTACCTGATGAGCAGCGAGGTGCAGCGCCGCGTGCGCGAGGCGCAGTTCGTCGCCATCGTCACACCGGCCATCAAACACCTGCGCAAAGAGATTGCGCGGCTGAGCGCCGAGGAGATGCCGGCATGA
- a CDS encoding FAD-dependent oxidoreductase has translation MSSLSNIYGEVRDLPRAAIIPAVAVGAPFMQYICDACGYIYDEAVGDADSGLAAGTRFDDIPDDWYCPLCGVTKSDFTLYEAPSIEALRARTSSAAPVAKRGGTPGVVIVGGGRAGWQMAEALRALDAALPITLVSACAADVYDKPLLSVAMARQMDPGKLVKETGADAAKRLGVRLLAHTDAVRICPDTRSLRTTRGTLRYDQLVLAHGAQTALPPALPAALCWRINHLGAYRKLRAALGDAPKDVVIVGAGLIGSELANDLALGGHRITLLDVMAQPLARWPGEQAGRPLLEAWKDLPIRFLGGVQVAGVEQLGGHLRVTTTCGQKFVADQVIAAAGLVTPPRLAQSAALAWNQGIAVDAATLQTSDPRIHALGDCITIAGQASRYIEPITRQARAIAAHLCGREPAPFEAKPAVVRVKTTSHPMTLH, from the coding sequence ATGAGTTCCCTTTCCAATATCTACGGCGAGGTGCGCGACCTGCCGCGGGCCGCGATCATTCCGGCGGTCGCCGTCGGCGCGCCCTTCATGCAATACATCTGCGACGCCTGCGGCTACATCTACGACGAGGCCGTGGGCGACGCCGACAGCGGCCTGGCCGCCGGCACGCGCTTCGACGATATTCCGGACGACTGGTACTGCCCTCTCTGCGGCGTGACCAAGAGCGACTTCACGTTGTACGAAGCGCCGAGCATCGAAGCGCTGCGCGCCCGCACCAGCAGCGCCGCCCCGGTGGCGAAACGCGGCGGCACGCCGGGCGTGGTCATCGTCGGCGGCGGCCGTGCCGGCTGGCAGATGGCCGAAGCGCTGCGCGCGCTCGACGCGGCCCTGCCCATCACCCTGGTGAGCGCCTGCGCGGCGGACGTGTACGACAAGCCGCTGCTCTCGGTGGCCATGGCGCGGCAGATGGACCCGGGCAAGCTGGTGAAAGAGACCGGCGCCGACGCGGCGAAGCGCCTGGGCGTGCGCCTGCTCGCCCACACCGACGCCGTGCGCATCTGCCCCGACACCCGCAGCCTGCGCACCACGCGCGGCACGCTGCGCTACGACCAACTCGTGCTGGCGCACGGCGCGCAGACCGCGCTGCCGCCGGCGCTGCCCGCCGCGCTGTGCTGGCGCATCAACCACCTGGGCGCGTACCGGAAGCTGCGCGCAGCCCTGGGCGATGCACCCAAAGACGTGGTGATCGTCGGCGCGGGCCTGATCGGCAGCGAGCTCGCCAACGACCTGGCGCTCGGCGGCCACCGCATCACCCTGCTCGACGTGATGGCCCAGCCGCTCGCGCGCTGGCCGGGCGAACAGGCGGGCAGGCCGCTGCTGGAGGCCTGGAAAGACCTGCCGATCCGCTTCTTGGGCGGCGTGCAGGTGGCCGGGGTGGAGCAACTGGGCGGGCACTTGCGCGTGACCACCACCTGCGGCCAGAAGTTCGTCGCCGACCAGGTGATCGCTGCCGCCGGGCTGGTGACGCCACCGCGCCTGGCGCAGAGCGCCGCGCTCGCCTGGAACCAAGGCATCGCGGTGGACGCGGCCACGCTGCAGACCAGCGACCCGCGCATCCACGCGCTGGGCGACTGCATCACCATCGCCGGCCAGGCCAGCCGCTACATCGAGCCGATCACCCGGCAGGCGCGGGCCATTGCGGCCCACCTCTGCGGCCGCGAGCCGGCGCCCTTTGAGGCGAAGCCGGCGGTGGTGCGCGTGAAGACCACCTCGCACCCGATGACGCTGCACTGA
- a CDS encoding AbrB/MazE/SpoVT family DNA-binding domain-containing protein: MDSVVGMTFHAREFAAFLRDQCLSGSAQNMPATVKLSNRFQIAIPKAIRVGLRWDAGQEVMFIPRGKGVLLMPVPQLDDLSGLAQGARHEGHRDRHDRY; this comes from the coding sequence GTGGATTCCGTTGTCGGGATGACTTTTCATGCAAGGGAATTTGCTGCATTCTTGCGGGATCAATGTTTATCAGGATCAGCCCAGAACATGCCAGCCACAGTCAAACTCTCCAATAGGTTCCAGATCGCCATACCCAAGGCAATTCGCGTCGGGTTGCGTTGGGATGCGGGGCAAGAAGTCATGTTCATCCCAAGAGGCAAAGGAGTGCTCTTGATGCCGGTGCCACAGCTCGATGATCTGAGCGGTCTCGCCCAAGGCGCACGCCACGAAGGCCATCGCGACCGCCACGACCGCTACTGA
- a CDS encoding nuclear transport factor 2 family protein, with the protein MESRPPLPPFTAETAAQKVRGAEDAWNSRDPDRVVKVYTEDTRWRNRAEFPVGRAEVHAFLVRKWAKELDYRLIKELWAFDSHRIAVRFVYEWRDDSGHWFRSHGNENWQFNGLGYMEQRHASINDRPIHESERLFHWPLGRRPDDHPGLTELGL; encoded by the coding sequence ATGGAATCCCGCCCACCGCTGCCGCCCTTCACCGCCGAGACCGCCGCGCAGAAGGTGCGCGGGGCCGAGGATGCGTGGAATTCACGGGACCCGGACCGGGTGGTCAAGGTCTACACCGAGGACACGCGCTGGCGCAACCGCGCGGAGTTCCCGGTGGGCCGCGCCGAGGTGCACGCGTTCCTGGTGCGCAAGTGGGCGAAGGAACTCGACTACCGGCTCATCAAGGAGCTCTGGGCCTTTGACAGCCACCGCATCGCCGTGCGCTTCGTCTACGAATGGCGCGACGATTCAGGGCACTGGTTCCGTTCGCACGGCAACGAGAACTGGCAGTTCAACGGGTTGGGTTACATGGAGCAGCGCCACGCCAGCATCAACGACCGGCCGATCCATGAGAGCGAGCGGCTGTTTCACTGGCCGCTGGGGCGACGGCCGGACGATCACCCCGGGTTGACCGAGCTGGGGCTTTGA
- the cynS gene encoding cyanase: protein MSRLDVTEKIISTKVSKGLSWADVSKKVGQSKEWTTALCLGQMTATPAQAKVLGKIFGLSADEQKWLMVVPYKGSLPTSVPTDPLIYRFYELVSVYGTTFKELIHEEFGDGIMSAIDFKMDLQRQADPNGDRVNIVMSGKFLPYKQY, encoded by the coding sequence ATGAGCCGACTCGACGTCACCGAAAAGATCATCTCCACCAAAGTCAGCAAAGGCCTGAGCTGGGCCGACGTGTCCAAGAAGGTGGGCCAGTCCAAGGAATGGACCACGGCGCTGTGCCTGGGCCAGATGACCGCCACACCCGCGCAGGCCAAGGTGCTGGGCAAGATCTTCGGCCTCTCCGCCGACGAGCAGAAGTGGCTGATGGTCGTGCCCTACAAGGGCTCGTTGCCCACCAGCGTGCCGACCGATCCGCTGATCTACCGCTTCTACGAACTGGTGAGCGTCTACGGCACGACCTTCAAGGAACTGATCCACGAAGAGTTCGGCGACGGCATCATGAGCGCCATCGATTTCAAGATGGACCTGCAGCGCCAGGCCGACCCGAACGGCGACCGAGTCAACATCGTGATGTCCGGGAAATTCCTCCCCTACAAGCAGTATTGA
- a CDS encoding ABC transporter ATP-binding protein, whose protein sequence is MSGFLKVEQLAKAYQADKPVFADVSFTLDKGEFVCIIGHSGCGKTTILNVLAGLDTATSGHCFMDGREIAGPSLERGVVFQSHALMPWLTVRQNIAFAVKSRWPDWSKAQIGAHVEKFVALVGLLPAIDKKPSQLSGGMKQRVGIARAFAIQPKMLLLDEPFGALDALTRGTIQDELMGIVRETHQTVFMITHDVDEAILLADRILLMTNGQETDQGYRPGGMAEVVVNPLPRSRTRAQLHHLDGYYDLRNHIVDFLVSRAKAH, encoded by the coding sequence ATGTCCGGTTTCCTGAAAGTCGAACAGCTCGCCAAGGCCTACCAGGCGGACAAGCCGGTGTTCGCCGACGTCTCGTTCACCCTCGACAAGGGCGAGTTCGTCTGCATCATCGGCCACAGCGGCTGCGGCAAGACCACCATCCTCAACGTGCTCGCGGGGCTCGACACCGCCACCAGCGGCCACTGCTTCATGGACGGCCGCGAGATCGCCGGCCCCAGCCTGGAGCGCGGCGTGGTGTTCCAGAGCCACGCGCTCATGCCCTGGCTCACGGTGCGGCAAAACATTGCCTTTGCCGTCAAGTCGCGCTGGCCCGATTGGAGCAAGGCGCAGATCGGCGCACACGTCGAAAAGTTCGTCGCGCTGGTGGGCCTGCTGCCCGCCATCGACAAGAAACCGAGCCAGCTCTCGGGTGGCATGAAGCAGCGCGTGGGCATCGCGCGCGCGTTCGCCATTCAGCCCAAGATGCTGCTGCTCGACGAGCCCTTCGGCGCGCTGGACGCGCTCACGCGCGGCACCATCCAGGACGAGCTGATGGGCATCGTGCGCGAGACGCACCAGACCGTTTTCATGATCACCCACGACGTGGACGAAGCCATCCTGCTGGCCGACCGCATCCTGCTCATGACCAACGGCCAGGAGACCGACCAGGGCTACCGGCCCGGCGGCATGGCCGAAGTGGTGGTCAACCCGCTGCCACGCAGCCGCACGCGCGCGCAGCTGCACCACCTGGACGGTTACTACGACTTGCGCAATCACATAGTCGATTTCCTCGTATCCAGGGCCAAAGCCCATTGA
- the ntrB gene encoding nitrate ABC transporter permease: MKTASLNLRAAVVSLLIFVCFIGIWQLATTGPSIGGSSAGMTAEEIEYAKMMGKDPGAEKSSGFPPPIEVAKASWAHLSDPFYDKGPNDKGIGIQLAHSLGRVGLGFLLAMAVAIPVGFLIGMSPLMRKAFDPFVQVLKPISPLAWMPLALYTLKDSDVSGIFVIFICSVWPMLINTAFGVSAVKREWLNVASTLEVNPLRKAFQVILPAAAPTILTGMRISMGIAWLVIVAAEMLVGGTGVGYFVWNEWNNLSLTNVIFAVLLIGVVGMLLDLMFAQLQKAVTYVE, encoded by the coding sequence ATGAAAACCGCCAGCCTCAACCTGCGCGCGGCGGTGGTCTCGCTGCTGATCTTCGTGTGCTTCATCGGCATCTGGCAGCTCGCGACCACCGGGCCGTCCATCGGCGGCTCGTCGGCCGGTATGACGGCCGAAGAGATCGAGTACGCCAAGATGATGGGCAAGGACCCCGGTGCCGAAAAAAGCTCGGGCTTCCCGCCGCCCATCGAGGTGGCCAAGGCGAGCTGGGCGCACCTGTCCGACCCGTTCTACGACAAAGGGCCGAACGACAAGGGCATCGGCATCCAGCTCGCGCACTCGCTGGGCCGCGTCGGCCTGGGCTTCCTGCTGGCGATGGCGGTGGCGATTCCCGTGGGTTTCCTCATCGGCATGTCGCCGTTGATGCGCAAGGCCTTTGACCCGTTCGTGCAGGTCCTGAAGCCGATCAGCCCGCTGGCCTGGATGCCGCTGGCGCTCTACACGCTGAAGGACTCGGATGTCAGCGGCATCTTCGTGATCTTCATCTGTTCGGTGTGGCCCATGCTGATCAACACCGCCTTCGGTGTGTCCGCCGTCAAACGCGAGTGGCTCAACGTGGCCAGCACGCTGGAGGTCAACCCGCTGCGCAAGGCCTTCCAGGTGATCCTGCCGGCCGCGGCGCCCACCATCCTCACCGGCATGCGCATCAGCATGGGTATCGCCTGGCTGGTGATCGTTGCGGCCGAGATGCTGGTGGGCGGCACCGGCGTGGGCTACTTCGTGTGGAACGAGTGGAACAACCTCTCGCTCACCAATGTGATCTTCGCCGTGCTGCTGATCGGCGTGGTCGGCATGTTGCTCGACCTGATGTTTGCGCAACTGCAGAAGGCGGTGACCTATGTGGAGTGA